From the genome of Cryptococcus depauperatus CBS 7841 chromosome 1, complete sequence, one region includes:
- a CDS encoding kynureninase, whose product MSASPTRQELAQWDKEDPLNWTRGEFEIPLARACGGERDGEAIYFCGNSLGLLNKRARQHMMEELDVCCVTGHFKHPHGRPWKHVDESLTPNLAKLLGAQEEEVAHTSTLTSNLHNLFTSFYRPTEKRWKIVIEKGSFPSDWYAVHSHPPLHDKVLSPEQIENAIIVLSPREGEEILRTEDILAAIEENKETIAVVLLPLVQYYTGQLFDIASISLKTHQAGALLGLDLAHGIGNVECKLNEWNIDFAVWCTYKYLNAGPAGIGGMYIRSGLDDGGRRLAGWWGNDPSTRFAMSPDFQPFVGAKGYQHSCTPVFSSIPLLATLELIDKVGFSNMVAKGRRLTDTLEMFLKASPYYVHPGDTKDKLGFKLITPEAPFRGAQLSLVITPEEENIMPRVFERLLKKGLVGDERHPSVIRLSPVVLYNTFEELGIAVDIILEAFKEVEEERQR is encoded by the exons atgTCGGCTAGTccaacaagacaagaatTGGCACAATGGGACAAGGAAGACCCGCTGAATTGGACTCGAGGCGAGTTTGAAATACCGCTTGCCAGAGCATGTGGTGGTGAAAGAG ATGGAGAAGCAATCTACTTTTGCGGCAACTCGTTGGGACTGTTAAATAAACGTGCAAGACAGCATATGATGGAAGAACTCGATGTGTG CTGCGTGACAGGACATTTCAAACACCCACACGGACGCCCGTGGAAACATGTTGACGAATCGCTCACTCCAAACCTGGCAAAGCTCCTTGGAGCTcaagaggaggaagtggCGCATACATCTACTTTGACTAGCAACTTGCACAATCTCTTTACGAGTTTCTACAGACCaacagaaaagagatggaagattgTCATTGAGAAGGGCAGTTTTCCGAGTGATTGG TATGCTGTACATTCGCACCCACCGTTACATGACAAGGTGCTTAGCCCGGAGCAAATTGAAAATGCCATTATCGTCTTGTCTCCTAGAGAGGGTGAGGAAATATTACGAACAGAAGACATTCTGGCTGCTATCGAGGAGAACAAGGAGACT ATTGCTGTGGTGTTGCTTCCTCTTGTCCAGTATTACACAGGACAGCTCTTTGACATTGCCAGTATCTCGCTAAAAACTCATCAAGCAGGTGCTCTTCTAGGTCTAGACCTGGCACACGGGATCGGAAATGTAGAATGTAAACTGAATGAGTGGAACATAGACTTTGCGGTGTGGTGTACTTACAA ATATTTAAATGCAGGACCTGCTGGTATCGGTGGCATGTATATCCGTTCAGGTCTGGATGATGGCGGGCGTCG ACTCGCAGGATGGTGGGGGAATGACCCATCCACAAGATTCGCCATGTCTCCGGATTTTCAACCTTTCGTTGGAGCCAAAGGTTACCAACATTCATGTACACCTGTCTTTTCGTCTatccctcttcttgctaCCCTTGAGCTCATTGACAAGGTTGGATTCTCCAACATGGTCGCCAAAGGCCGTCGGCTCACCGATACTCTTGAAATGTTTCTCAAGGCTTCTCCGTACTATGTACATCCAGGCGacacaaaagacaagctAGGCTTCAAACTCATTACGCCCGAGGCGCCTTTTCGCGGTGCCCAGCTTTCATTGGTAATCactcctgaagaagagaatatCATGCCTAGAGTGTTTGAGCggttgttgaaaaaggGTTTAGTAGGTGATGAGAGGCATCCAAGTGTCATAAGGCTCAGCCCTGTTGTGTTGTACAATACATTTGAAGAATTGGGAATTGCGGTTGACATAATTTTAGAAGCGTTCaaagaggtggaagaggaaagacaaagataG
- a CDS encoding nicotinate-nucleotide diphosphorylase (carboxylating), giving the protein MSETNLKPGQNLAHLLPPSWKSDVQRWFAEDTPSFDWAGFVVGEDEQEAILWGKSGGVLAGVPFFDQVFEQVNCTVQWLIPEGSVLPADSKTKVAVVRGKARQLLLGERVALNTLARCSGIATVSRRFRDLAKEKSWKGVVAGTRKTTPGFRLVEKYGMMVGGVDPHRHDLSSMVMLKDNHIWASGEMDPTMKLTVARLHYVRRRDFDEADEAVAAGANIVMLDNLVGDSLHDAAKRLKTKWAGKKEFLIETSGGIVENSLANRVGPRKCQASYYS; this is encoded by the exons ATGTCAGAAACAAACCTCAAACCAGGTCAAAACCTGGCCCATCTGCTTCCTCCCTCTTGGAAAAGCGATGTCCAGAGATGGTTCGCGGAGGATACTCCTTCTTTTGACTGGGCAGGCTTCGTCGTTGGGGAAGACGAGCAAGAAGCCATACTCTGGGGCAAAAGTGGT GGAGTACTGGCTGGCGTGCCCTTCTTTGATCAGGTGTTTGAGCAAGTCAACTGCAC CGTTCAATGGCTCATACCAGAGGGCTCAGTCTTGCCTGCCGATTCCAAAACCAAGGTAGCTGTGGTTCGAGGCAAGGCAAGGCAGCTGCTTCTGGGCGAACGAGTCGCCCTCAACACACTTGCCCGTTGCAGTGGCATTGCTACGGT GTCGAGAAGATTTAGAGACCtggcaaaggaaaaaagctgGAAAGGCGTTGTGGCGGGCACGAGGAAGACGACTCCCGGATTCAGGCTTGTGGAAAAATATGGCATGATGGTCGGTGGTGTCGACCCTCACAGACACGATTTGTCGTCCATGGTCATGCTCAAAGACAACCATATCTGGGCTTCAGGTGAGATGGACCCTACTATGAAGCTGACCGTTGCCAGGCTCCATTACGTCCGCCGTCGA GATTTCGACGAAGCAGACGAAGCAGTAGCAGCCGGTGCCAACATTGTCATGCTGGACAATCTTGTCGGAGACAGCTTACACGATGCTGCCAAACGACTCAAGACAAAGTGGGCTGGGAAAAAGGAATTCCTGATTGAAACAAGTGGTGGCATTGTGGAAAACAGTCTGGCAAATCGTGTCGGGCCTCGTAAGTGTCAAGCCTCATACTACAGCTGA